A single region of the Plutella xylostella chromosome 26, ilPluXylo3.1, whole genome shotgun sequence genome encodes:
- the LOC105389744 gene encoding 28S ribosomal protein S10, mitochondrial has translation MNVLKGILRSTPLIRNAIINNAAALRPLATSTISPIVKPVDNVPSSTVEYDKLFKRVELEMKGVDPAVLLSYSWFCIAAASHLGIEVTKSWALRKAEKERHTLLKCVHIYKKHKVQYEIRTYFRFVHLQRLTESTCDTYLEYIERNLPEGCALKVTKVEVQKMPEHLTPPTNNE, from the exons GGTATATTGAGGAGTACACCCTTGATTCGCAATGCAATTATAAACAACGCGGCTGCCCTACGCCCATTAGCAACATCAACTATATCTCCAATTGTTAAGCCAGTCGACAATGTCCCAAGTAGTACAGTGGAGTATGATAAGTTGTTCAAAAGGGTTGAATTGGAGATGAAGGGGGTGGATCCTGCGGTGCTGCTCAGTTACTCGTGGTTCTGCATCGCAGCCGCCTCGCACTTGGGCATTGAAGTTACCAAAAG TTGGGCACTCAGAAAAGCAGAAAAGGAACGGCATACTTTGCTAAAATGTGTTCACATTTACAAGAAACACAAGGTGCAATATGAAATACGAACATACTTCAGATTTGTTCACCTGCAGAGACTTACGGAGTCCACATGTGACACATACCTGGAATATATTGAGCGGAACCTGCCCGAGGGTTGTGCACTCAAAGTAACAAAGGTTGAAGTCCAGAAAATGCCTGAACACCTTACTCCACCAACCAACAATGAATAA
- the LOC105382515 gene encoding transmembrane protein 216 encodes MSNMTNLNSSLAYEILLYLNQFYLGMFFVCEVAMGILKAINVPYPENTLLTEAGIFFALCLTEVLRIFLGRRGNLASRKIPVFFSVLLTIPSAVGVCYFLIYQTYILRLEYIWCAVMLIFHGLEIIFAVFFMLTVCKNHQYS; translated from the exons GCCTTGCGTACGAAATCCTCTTGTACTTGAATCAATTTTATTTGGGCATGTTCTTTGTCTGTGAAGTTGCGATGGGAATCCTGAAAGCGATCAATGTGCCGTATCCTGAAAACACTCTGTTGACTGAAGCTGGAATATTTTTCGCTCTGTGCCTTACGGAAGTTTTACGGATATTTCTAGGCAGACGAGGCAATTTAGCGAGTAGAA AAATCCCAGTTTTCTTTTCTGTGCTGCTAACAATACCTTCAGCTGTAGGTGTGTGCTATTTCCTTATTTACCAAACCTATATACTAAGACTGGAGTACATATGGTGTGCAGTGATGCTTATATTCCATGGATTAGAGATAATTTTCGCCGTTTTCTTCATGTTAACTGTGTGTAAGAATCACCAGTATAGCTAG